In Lacerta agilis isolate rLacAgi1 chromosome 1, rLacAgi1.pri, whole genome shotgun sequence, the following proteins share a genomic window:
- the FNBP4 gene encoding formin-binding protein 4 isoform X1: MGKKSRAAPAGRRPILQLSPPGPRGGREEAAPGDGDSASEADEFEVTEEAPRTAPNPPQASMPLGPVAVKPTGGLCLLGAYEDSDEEDSEMSEKPAQSTDANGNNSTDIDSTLANFLAEIDAITAPSQPAENTVPSNAPPPTPPRPEPKESASSQVLATANGTDQVAEWQYDTQCSLSGVGVEMGDWQEVWDENTGCYYYWNTQTNEVTWELPQYLATQVQGIQHYQHSSVTEAEENCQVVADLSSQGKGGGATAASSAGRRAALVKRELKKEVNEGIQALSNNEEEKKGVAASLLAPLLPEVVKEEEERWRRKVICKEEVDPLVEDDVAPEQVATVADQQLEGIRDIGEDPSQEDLCSVVQSGESAEEEEEQDTLELEMVLERKKAELRALEEGDGSISGSSPLSDGSQSELARRLLPKPGKWKLFGVASPESTSRGSSKTGQESPEPGQAVVKEEPEVAEQSSDSEPDTEELQDKVKTQGTFKAEDEEQDLKFQIGELANMLISKLEFLGISRQSISNFHMLLLQTETRIADWREGALQGNYLKRKLQDAAEQLKQYEINAAPKGWSCHWDRDHRRYFYVNEQSGESQWEFPDGEEEEEGQILENKMEALPKQGLKEKMESAAESSDNTAGSLLKEPLSSQAAATSLVPLSPFWTVLQPSVPVLQPPLPLEMPPPPPPPPESPPPPPPPPPPPPPGEDGEIQEVEMEDDGDEEPPAPGTEEDAVLKPLLRPTVANSQASSETNVSAPLSAKTLKRKASEISAGLVQRAATIGSCPVLYGQSVIGVGPQTPGVSLQQSYLGVTQPALVNYSECSVPVGLSASTTQPVPTQGAAPATSTTEQLPPPPPPPPLSPPPPKTLPPEKSKKLRRAGKRKKTKTKMPSLVKKWQSIQRELDEEENSSSSDEDRDVISQKRIEEWKQQQLISGMAERNANFEALPDDWRSRLKRRKATSST; this comes from the exons ATGGGGAAGAAGTCGCGGGCGGCGCCAGCCGGGCGCAGGCCTATCCTCCAGCTGTCGCCGCCTGGGCCTCGCGGAGGCCGGGAAGAAGCGGCACCGGGCGATGGGGACTCGGCGTCGGAAGCGG ATGAATTTGAAGTGACTGAAGAGGCTCCAAGGACAGCCCCAAACCCGCCTCAAGCTAGCATGCCTCTTGGGCCTGTAGCTGTCAAACCAACAG GTGGCTTATGTTTACTTGGTGCTTATGAAGACAGCGATGAAGAAGACAGTGAGATGTCTGAGAAACCAGCACAGTCTACAGATGCAAATGGCAATAATTCAACAGACATTGACAGTACCCTGGCCAACTTCCTAGCG gaaatagatGCAATTACAGCACCTTCACAGCCTGCTGAAAACACTGTTCCCTCCAATGCTCCACCTCCAACTCCTCCACGCCCAGAACCCAAGGAGTCTGCTTCCAGTCAAGTTTTGGCAACTGCAAATGGAACAGACCAGGTGGCTGAGTGGCAGTATGACACTCAGTGCTCCCTGTCAGGAG TGGGAGTGGAGATGGGAGACTGGCAAGAAGTTTGGGATGAAAACACAGGCTGCTATTATTACTGGAATACTCAGACTAATGAGGTTACCTGGGAGCTGCCCCAGTACCTTGCAACACAAGTTCAGGGCATCCAGCATTACCAGCACAG TTCTGTGACAGAGGCTGAAGAAAACTGCCAAGTGGTTGCAGACTTAAGCTCCCAGGGAAAAGGTGGTGGTGCTACAGCTGCTAGCAGTGCTGGACGTAGGGCAGCTCTTGTGAAGCGTGAATTGAAGAAG GAAGTGAATGAAGGTATTCAGGCCCTTTCAAATAACGAGGAAGAGAAAAAGGGAGTGGCTGCATCACTGCTGGCTCCGCTACTTCCTGAGGTggtgaaggaggaagaggagcgcTGGAGGCGGAAGGTTATTTGTAAGGAGGAGGTGGATCCATTGGTGGAAGATGATGTGGCACCAGAGCAAGTAGCAACTGTTGCTGATCAGCAGCTGGAAGGCATCCGAGATATTGGGGAAGACCCTTCTCAGGAGGACCTGTGTAGTGTGGTGCAATCAGGGGAGagtgcagaggaggaagaggagcaggataCTCTTGAGCTAGAGATGGTATTGGAGAGGAAGAAG GCAGAGCTACGTGCTTTAGAAGAAGGTGATGGGAGTATTTCGGGTTCCAGTCCACTGTCTGATGGAAGTCAGTCAGAGTTAGCACGACGGTTGCTACCCAAGCCAGGAAAATGGAAGCTCTTTGGGGTTGCCAGCCCAGAATCCACCAGCCGAGGGTCTAGCAAGACAGGTCAAGAGAGTCCTGAACCTGGACAAGCAG TGGTGAAAGAAGAGCCAGAAGTGGCTGAGCAGAGCTCGGACAGTGAGCCAGACACAGAGGAATTGCAAGACAAAGTGAAAACACAAGGGACTTTCAAAGCAGAAGATGAGGAGCAGGACTTAAAG TTTCAGATTGGAGAGCTGGCCAACATGTTGATAAGCAAGCTGGAGTTCTTGGGCATCAGTAGACAATCCATCTCTAACTTCCACATGCTACTGTTGCAGACTGAG ACCCGTATTGCAGACTGGCGGGAAGGAGCTCTCCAAGGAAACTACCTCAAACGCAAATTGCAAGATGCAGCTGAACAGCTAAAACAGTATGAAATAAACGCCGCCCCTAAAGGCTGGTCCTGCCACTGGGACAG GGATCATAGACGCTATTTCTATGTTAACGAACAATCAGGCGAATCCCAATGGGAGTTCccagatggggaggaggaagaggaggggcaaATCCTAGAGAATAAAATGGAAGCTCTTCCTAAACAAGGACTAAAGGAGAAAATGGAGTCTGCTGCAGAATCGTCTGATAATACTGCAG GGTCTCTTCTTAAAGAGCCTCTTTCTAGTCAAGCTGCAGCTACCTCTCTTGTGCCTCTCAGTCCATTTTGGACTGTGCTTCAGCCCTCTGTCCCTGTACTTCAGCCCCCTTTACCTTTGGAAATGCCacccccgccacctccccctccagagtcaccccctcccccacctcccccgccaccaccgccaccaccaggGGAAGATGGGGAAATACAGGAAGTAGAGATGGAGGATGACGGAGATGAGGAACCACCAGCACCGGGAACAGAGGAAGATGCTGTACTGAAACCTCTTCTCCGACCAACAGTTGCCAATAGCCAA GCCAGCTCTGAGACCAACGTATCTGCACCTCTCTCCGCTAAAACTCTaaagagaaaagcttctgaaaTTAGTGCTGGACTGGTGCAACGAGCAGCAACCATTGGAAGCTGTCCAGTGCTTTACGGGCAGTCAGTCATAGGTGTGG GCCCCCAGACCCCAGGGGTGAGTTTGCAACAGAGTTACCTTGGAGTAACGCAGCCGGCACTCGTGAACTATTCTGAGTGTAGTGTGCCTGTTGGTCTTTCTGCCAGCACCACGCAGCCAGTTCCTACACAAGGAGCCGCTCCTGCCACTAGCACTACAGAACAGCTGCCGCcgcctccaccacctcctccactgtctccaccaccacccaaaacacTACCTCCAGAGAAGTCAAAGAAGCTTAGGAGAGCTGGCAAG AGAAAAAAAACCAAGACAAAGATGCCCTCTCTTGTAAAGAAGTGGCAGAGCATTCAGCGGGAACTGGATGAGGAAGAAAATTCCAGCTCAAGCGATGAGGATCGGGATGTGATTTCACAGAAGAGAATTGAGGAATGGAAACAGCAGCAGTTAATCAG TGGTATGGcagagagaaatgcaaattttgaggCTTTGCCTGATGACTGGCGATCTCGACTCAAGAGGCGGAAAGCTACTTCAAGCACATGA
- the FNBP4 gene encoding formin-binding protein 4 isoform X2 encodes MGKKSRAAPAGRRPILQLSPPGPRGGREEAAPGDGDSASEADEFEVTEEAPRTAPNPPQASMPLGPVAVKPTGGLCLLGAYEDSDEEDSEMSEKPAQSTDANGNNSTDIDSTLANFLAEIDAITAPSQPAENTVPSNAPPPTPPRPEPKESASSQVLATANGTDQVAEWQYDTQCSLSGVGVEMGDWQEVWDENTGCYYYWNTQTNEVTWELPQYLATQVQGIQHYQHSSVTEAEENCQVVADLSSQGKGGGATAASSAGRRAALVKRELKKEVNEGIQALSNNEEEKKGVAASLLAPLLPEVVKEEEERWRRKVICKEEVDPLVEDDVAPEQVATVADQQLEGIRDIGEDPSQEDLCSVVQSGESAEEEEEQDTLELEMVLERKKAELRALEEGDGSISGSSPLSDGSQSELARRLLPKPGKWKLFGVASPESTSRGSSKTGQESPEPGQAVVKEEPEVAEQSSDSEPDTEELQDKVKTQGTFKAEDEEQDLKTRIADWREGALQGNYLKRKLQDAAEQLKQYEINAAPKGWSCHWDRDHRRYFYVNEQSGESQWEFPDGEEEEEGQILENKMEALPKQGLKEKMESAAESSDNTAGSLLKEPLSSQAAATSLVPLSPFWTVLQPSVPVLQPPLPLEMPPPPPPPPESPPPPPPPPPPPPPGEDGEIQEVEMEDDGDEEPPAPGTEEDAVLKPLLRPTVANSQASSETNVSAPLSAKTLKRKASEISAGLVQRAATIGSCPVLYGQSVIGVGPQTPGVSLQQSYLGVTQPALVNYSECSVPVGLSASTTQPVPTQGAAPATSTTEQLPPPPPPPPLSPPPPKTLPPEKSKKLRRAGKRKKTKTKMPSLVKKWQSIQRELDEEENSSSSDEDRDVISQKRIEEWKQQQLISGMAERNANFEALPDDWRSRLKRRKATSST; translated from the exons ATGGGGAAGAAGTCGCGGGCGGCGCCAGCCGGGCGCAGGCCTATCCTCCAGCTGTCGCCGCCTGGGCCTCGCGGAGGCCGGGAAGAAGCGGCACCGGGCGATGGGGACTCGGCGTCGGAAGCGG ATGAATTTGAAGTGACTGAAGAGGCTCCAAGGACAGCCCCAAACCCGCCTCAAGCTAGCATGCCTCTTGGGCCTGTAGCTGTCAAACCAACAG GTGGCTTATGTTTACTTGGTGCTTATGAAGACAGCGATGAAGAAGACAGTGAGATGTCTGAGAAACCAGCACAGTCTACAGATGCAAATGGCAATAATTCAACAGACATTGACAGTACCCTGGCCAACTTCCTAGCG gaaatagatGCAATTACAGCACCTTCACAGCCTGCTGAAAACACTGTTCCCTCCAATGCTCCACCTCCAACTCCTCCACGCCCAGAACCCAAGGAGTCTGCTTCCAGTCAAGTTTTGGCAACTGCAAATGGAACAGACCAGGTGGCTGAGTGGCAGTATGACACTCAGTGCTCCCTGTCAGGAG TGGGAGTGGAGATGGGAGACTGGCAAGAAGTTTGGGATGAAAACACAGGCTGCTATTATTACTGGAATACTCAGACTAATGAGGTTACCTGGGAGCTGCCCCAGTACCTTGCAACACAAGTTCAGGGCATCCAGCATTACCAGCACAG TTCTGTGACAGAGGCTGAAGAAAACTGCCAAGTGGTTGCAGACTTAAGCTCCCAGGGAAAAGGTGGTGGTGCTACAGCTGCTAGCAGTGCTGGACGTAGGGCAGCTCTTGTGAAGCGTGAATTGAAGAAG GAAGTGAATGAAGGTATTCAGGCCCTTTCAAATAACGAGGAAGAGAAAAAGGGAGTGGCTGCATCACTGCTGGCTCCGCTACTTCCTGAGGTggtgaaggaggaagaggagcgcTGGAGGCGGAAGGTTATTTGTAAGGAGGAGGTGGATCCATTGGTGGAAGATGATGTGGCACCAGAGCAAGTAGCAACTGTTGCTGATCAGCAGCTGGAAGGCATCCGAGATATTGGGGAAGACCCTTCTCAGGAGGACCTGTGTAGTGTGGTGCAATCAGGGGAGagtgcagaggaggaagaggagcaggataCTCTTGAGCTAGAGATGGTATTGGAGAGGAAGAAG GCAGAGCTACGTGCTTTAGAAGAAGGTGATGGGAGTATTTCGGGTTCCAGTCCACTGTCTGATGGAAGTCAGTCAGAGTTAGCACGACGGTTGCTACCCAAGCCAGGAAAATGGAAGCTCTTTGGGGTTGCCAGCCCAGAATCCACCAGCCGAGGGTCTAGCAAGACAGGTCAAGAGAGTCCTGAACCTGGACAAGCAG TGGTGAAAGAAGAGCCAGAAGTGGCTGAGCAGAGCTCGGACAGTGAGCCAGACACAGAGGAATTGCAAGACAAAGTGAAAACACAAGGGACTTTCAAAGCAGAAGATGAGGAGCAGGACTTAAAG ACCCGTATTGCAGACTGGCGGGAAGGAGCTCTCCAAGGAAACTACCTCAAACGCAAATTGCAAGATGCAGCTGAACAGCTAAAACAGTATGAAATAAACGCCGCCCCTAAAGGCTGGTCCTGCCACTGGGACAG GGATCATAGACGCTATTTCTATGTTAACGAACAATCAGGCGAATCCCAATGGGAGTTCccagatggggaggaggaagaggaggggcaaATCCTAGAGAATAAAATGGAAGCTCTTCCTAAACAAGGACTAAAGGAGAAAATGGAGTCTGCTGCAGAATCGTCTGATAATACTGCAG GGTCTCTTCTTAAAGAGCCTCTTTCTAGTCAAGCTGCAGCTACCTCTCTTGTGCCTCTCAGTCCATTTTGGACTGTGCTTCAGCCCTCTGTCCCTGTACTTCAGCCCCCTTTACCTTTGGAAATGCCacccccgccacctccccctccagagtcaccccctcccccacctcccccgccaccaccgccaccaccaggGGAAGATGGGGAAATACAGGAAGTAGAGATGGAGGATGACGGAGATGAGGAACCACCAGCACCGGGAACAGAGGAAGATGCTGTACTGAAACCTCTTCTCCGACCAACAGTTGCCAATAGCCAA GCCAGCTCTGAGACCAACGTATCTGCACCTCTCTCCGCTAAAACTCTaaagagaaaagcttctgaaaTTAGTGCTGGACTGGTGCAACGAGCAGCAACCATTGGAAGCTGTCCAGTGCTTTACGGGCAGTCAGTCATAGGTGTGG GCCCCCAGACCCCAGGGGTGAGTTTGCAACAGAGTTACCTTGGAGTAACGCAGCCGGCACTCGTGAACTATTCTGAGTGTAGTGTGCCTGTTGGTCTTTCTGCCAGCACCACGCAGCCAGTTCCTACACAAGGAGCCGCTCCTGCCACTAGCACTACAGAACAGCTGCCGCcgcctccaccacctcctccactgtctccaccaccacccaaaacacTACCTCCAGAGAAGTCAAAGAAGCTTAGGAGAGCTGGCAAG AGAAAAAAAACCAAGACAAAGATGCCCTCTCTTGTAAAGAAGTGGCAGAGCATTCAGCGGGAACTGGATGAGGAAGAAAATTCCAGCTCAAGCGATGAGGATCGGGATGTGATTTCACAGAAGAGAATTGAGGAATGGAAACAGCAGCAGTTAATCAG TGGTATGGcagagagaaatgcaaattttgaggCTTTGCCTGATGACTGGCGATCTCGACTCAAGAGGCGGAAAGCTACTTCAAGCACATGA